One window of Trichoderma breve strain T069 chromosome 3, whole genome shotgun sequence genomic DNA carries:
- a CDS encoding ferric reductase like transmembrane component domain-containing protein, which translates to MDGMDMSGTGMTGMGSDVNHRFARAYWYITATVVGSLMVVRGVNHVGAVKRLKAARTQSSPHPTRPNGPLSQSWATATAMVREISHPQLFIPLRHFTWLTPPPLGRVLVLLCYWAVIIYFMTWRSIVHDVYFWERIGYRNAWVTLTQLPMLFLLSTKVNIIGFLIGTSHERLNWLHRWVARTMFVTCTVHGFNFWTEWVRADFVELELDAMPMVKYGLGAWAILLWNVVVGFVPIRRIAYELWVVQHVASSIVMLVLVYLHIPTNARFLFWLAVSFLVFDRAARWALLLWQNLRIKAGGSACQGRRRVGHQILARAVGDSTTVVTIKDVHFDWAAGQHIYLWIPRLGPLEAHPYTIACARKMEGTCCCNSIQLILRKHKGFSKRIHDYASKNPEASLIGFLSGPYGTPPRWDIYETIVLIGASTGASFTLPLLEAAAQADSVGCVKRVEVLLVARTFKEIEYYVQRAQKAGESLVQKGVTVNVHVAITNSALGTDGLPLSRNDSSASRISAVSAAASNISSELDEIIKGAEKSCCCDNKDASAATTSEKAPPSSLPVIREYTTRPSIEQLIRQPVEAAYGETAVVVCGGPEIVASTRNCVSRLSDERAVHKGTGAQGIYLHVEEYSF; encoded by the exons ATGGATGGCATGGACATGAGCGGCACTGGCATGACGGGCATGGGCTCCGATGTCAACCACCGCTTTGCCCGCGCCTACTGGTACATTACAGCAACCGTTGTCGGATCGTTGATGGTGGTTCGTGGCGTCAATCACGTCGGTGCTGTGAAGAG ACTCAAAGCTGCTCGTACACAATCATCCCCCCATCCAACCCGTCCCAATGGCCCCCTCTCCCAGTCCTGGGCCACCGCAACCGCCATGGTCCGCGAAATCAGCCATCCCCAGCTCTTCATCCCCCTCCGCCACTTCACCTGGCTCACGCCCCCTCCCCTCGGCCGCGTCCTCGTCCTGCTCTGCTACTGGGCCGTCATCATCTACTTCATGACCTGGCGCTCCATCGTCCACGACGTCTACTTCTGGGAGCGCATCGGCTACCGCAACGCCTGGGTCACCCTCACCCAGCTCCCAatgctcttcctcctctccaccAAGGTCAACATCATCGGTTTTCTCATCGGCACCAGCCATGAGCGTCTCAATTGGCTGCACCGCTGGGTGGCCCGCACAATGTTCGTCACCTGCACCGTCCACGGCTTCAACTTCTGGACCGAGTGGGTGCGCGCCGACTTTGTCGAGCTCGAGCTGGACGCCATGCCCATGGTCAAGTACGGCCTCGGCGCCTGGGCCATCTTGCTGTGGaacgtcgtcgtcggcttcgtACCTATTCGGAGGATCGCCTACGAGCTTTGGGTGGTGCAGCACGTCGCCTCGTCCATCGTCATGCTGGTGCTCGTTTACCTGCACATTCCCACCAACGcccgcttcctcttctggCTGGCCGTCTcgttcctcgtcttcgacCGCGCCGCTCGCTGGGCGCTTCTCCTGTGGCAGAACCTGCGTATCAAGGCCGGCGGATCGGCTTGTCAGGGGCGGAGGCGAGTTGGCCACCAGATCCTCGCCCGAGCTGTAGGCGACTCAACCACCGTCGTCACCATCAAGGACGTCCACTTCGACTGGGCCGCCGGCCAGCACATTTACCTGTGGATTCCGCGGTTGGGCCCCCTGGAAGCCCATCCTTACACCATTGCCTGCGCGCGCAAGATGGAGGGaacctgctgctgcaacagcaTCCAGCTGATCCTGCGCAAGCACAAGGGCTTCTCCAAGCGCATCCACGACTACGCCTCCAAGAACCCCGAGGCTTCGCTCATCGGATTCCTCTCCGGCCCATACGGAACGCCTCCCCGCTGGGACATTTACGAAACAATAGTCCTCATCGGCGCCTCAACCGGAGCATCTTTTACTCTGCCTCTTCTAGAAGCCGCAGCTCAAGCCGACTCCGTGGGATGCGTCAAGCGCGTCGAAGTGCTGCTCGTCGCCCGAACATTCAAGGAAATCGAATACTACGTCCAACGTGCGCAAAAAGCAGGCGAATCCCTCGTTCAAAAAGGCGTCACCGTCAACGTCCACGTCGCAATCACAAACTCCGCCCTCGGCACCGACGGCCTCCCCCTCTCCCGCAACGACAGCAGCGCCTCCCGCATCTCCGCAGTCTCTGCAGCAGCTAGCAACATCAGCAGCGAACTCGACGAGATCATCAAGGGCGCCGAAAAgtcctgctgctgcgacaACAAGGACGCCAGCGCCGCCACCACTAGCGAAAAGGCTCCTCCGTCAAGCCTCCCCGTCATCCGCGAATACACAACGCGCCCTAG